From the Roseofilum capinflatum BLCC-M114 genome, one window contains:
- a CDS encoding peptide ligase PGM1-related protein gives MHHSNHGIECKDRPDVIDQFRYLQTQWRNSLFHQSCELPQLLDQSEIAPNWQTSPITEPDDYDILVIPSLTLDQQELQKVEGVMHYEERMLFSLIRLKNPRTRLVYVTSEPLPEIIVDYYLHLLPGIPFSHARDRLLLFSAYDRSCKSLTEKILDRPRLIERIRRSLRSPKSYMVCFNSTSWERELSVRLQLPLFACDPELLYWGTKSGSREIFAQCNIPHPDGCHSVWNSQDLAEASANLWERQPHLKRMVIKLNEGFSGEGNALLNLSPIADYQPGRASHGDRVRAIKNQFQHLAFQGPGETWPTFGSRIPELGAIVEAFIEGDNKRSPSVQAQINPLGTVEILSTHDQILGGPDGQIYLGCQFPADEPYRLKIQEYGRLIGENLAQKGALERFSVDFIALPSTNSPSSDWDVFAIEINLRCGGTTHPFMTLKYLTGGFYNSEDGLFYSQKGRPKYYLASDNLQKKRYQGLLPHDLIDIIAHHNLHFDTGTETGTVFHLMGTLSEFGKLGLTNIGDSLPQCELCYQKVSSILDRETQLYNGTPTTPILPSSNVPGTPLIPH, from the coding sequence ATGCACCACTCCAACCACGGAATCGAATGTAAAGATCGACCGGATGTCATTGACCAATTTCGATATCTTCAAACTCAGTGGCGAAATTCACTCTTTCATCAAAGTTGTGAGTTACCCCAACTCCTGGATCAAAGTGAGATTGCCCCGAATTGGCAGACTTCCCCCATAACCGAACCTGATGATTATGATATCTTGGTTATTCCCTCCCTGACCTTGGATCAACAAGAACTTCAGAAAGTTGAAGGGGTGATGCATTACGAAGAGCGGATGCTGTTTTCCCTGATTCGATTAAAAAATCCTCGCACTCGCTTAGTTTATGTGACCTCCGAACCCCTACCAGAGATCATTGTTGATTATTATCTCCACCTTTTACCCGGTATTCCCTTTTCCCATGCTCGCGATCGCCTGTTACTCTTTTCTGCCTACGATCGCTCCTGTAAATCTCTAACGGAAAAAATTTTAGACCGTCCTCGCTTAATCGAACGAATTCGGCGATCGCTCCGTTCCCCAAAATCTTATATGGTCTGCTTCAATTCTACCTCCTGGGAGCGGGAATTATCAGTCAGATTACAGCTTCCCCTGTTTGCTTGCGATCCGGAACTACTCTACTGGGGTACGAAATCGGGCAGTCGGGAAATTTTTGCCCAATGCAACATTCCCCATCCCGATGGCTGCCATTCGGTTTGGAATTCCCAAGACTTAGCGGAAGCATCGGCTAATTTATGGGAGCGACAACCCCACCTGAAGCGGATGGTGATTAAACTCAATGAAGGATTTTCCGGTGAAGGCAATGCCTTACTCAATTTAAGCCCCATTGCTGATTATCAACCCGGAAGGGCTAGTCATGGCGATCGCGTCCGCGCCATCAAAAACCAGTTCCAGCACCTCGCCTTTCAAGGCCCCGGAGAAACCTGGCCCACCTTTGGCTCCCGTATTCCCGAATTAGGGGCTATTGTGGAAGCCTTTATTGAAGGAGACAACAAGCGATCGCCGAGTGTCCAAGCCCAAATCAACCCTTTAGGAACCGTCGAAATTCTCTCCACCCATGACCAAATTTTAGGCGGCCCCGATGGCCAAATTTACCTCGGCTGTCAATTTCCTGCCGACGAACCCTATCGCCTTAAAATCCAAGAATATGGCCGCTTAATTGGCGAAAATTTAGCCCAAAAAGGAGCCTTAGAGCGCTTTTCTGTTGACTTTATTGCCCTCCCTTCTACTAACAGCCCTTCCTCAGATTGGGATGTATTTGCCATTGAAATTAATTTGCGCTGCGGTGGCACAACCCATCCATTTATGACCTTAAAATATTTGACCGGAGGATTTTATAATTCTGAAGATGGCTTATTTTATAGCCAAAAAGGACGACCCAAATATTATTTAGCAAGCGATAATTTACAGAAAAAACGCTATCAAGGACTCTTGCCCCACGATTTAATCGATATTATCGCCCATCATAATCTACATTTTGATACCGGAACTGAAACCGGAACCGTATTTCACTTAATGGGAACCTTATCAGAATTTGGGAAACTCGGATTAACCAACATCGGTGATTCCTTACCCCAATGTGAACTCTGTTATCAAAAAGTAAGTTCGATTTTAGATCGAGAAACTCAACTCTATAACGGAACGCCTACAACTCCTATTTTACCCAGCTCTAACGTTCCTGGGACTCCTCTCATTCCTCATTAA
- a CDS encoding hybrid sensor histidine kinase/response regulator: MIIEDEELRQLYKVSSEEHLQNLEAGILHLEQHPDDGDKLQEVLREAHTLKGDSRMLGVKDVESLAHQIEQVVGKLKEDTKALEGGMDDRLYYGLDAIRQVVHEAVTGEPSGIEAYKVLAVLMGANLPGHSTAQAEPVEEEPPEVDRAAPEPQPEESEEPAETLSAAEESLPEPEPVPQPEEPEEPAETPSVAEESLPEPEPAPQPEEPPAPAKPVSETPSPAPVPEKPPSPPPVPEKTNSKTAAPVMGSNYRIESVRVATQNLDDLMTQTGELTVSKIRMAHHISTMNDMVSLWEEWNRQTYGNLSFEQSVDKLQALKQRHEEYLQEMGKLLNQLRSRASEDVARLEAIANQLDSGIRTLRLLPLSTIFNLFGRLVRDLAKQQGKQVNLILEGAETKADKRILEEMKDPLMHMIRNSIDHGIETPAERIAQGKPPQATIHLKGSQIGNSIIIELEDNGQGLNIDNIKRTAKNKGLRRPEELEAMTESQIQSLIFAPGFSTRKLVTEVSGRGVGLDVVRTNVEHLKGSIHVESTPGKGCKFTIQLSTSLATASVLLVSVQGATYAIPVEFVKTTLLIPEHQIFAIEGRDTYAMDQEPISIARLEDILELSSPFQSEDESAKTKTLELLPCIILQVGPELLGVIVDELLDQQDIILKPQSRLLQRVRNVSGATILGTGEVCMVLNPQDLVKSVQKKNIQRKIESSETIKTPEENVKQAVLLLAEDSIATRTQEKRILESAGYEVVTAVDGLDAYNKLKTRHFDGVISDVQMPNLDGLSLTAKIREHKEYEDLPIILVTSLASDEDKHRGAEAGASAYLTKGGFSQELLLETVRRLV; encoded by the coding sequence ATGATCATCGAAGATGAAGAACTGCGACAACTTTATAAAGTCTCTAGCGAGGAACACCTGCAAAATCTAGAGGCAGGTATTTTGCACCTAGAGCAACATCCAGACGATGGAGACAAACTCCAAGAAGTTCTCCGAGAAGCTCATACCCTCAAAGGAGACTCTCGGATGTTGGGAGTCAAGGATGTGGAATCCCTGGCCCATCAAATCGAGCAAGTGGTCGGTAAACTCAAAGAGGATACTAAGGCCCTTGAGGGGGGAATGGACGATCGCCTCTATTATGGCTTAGATGCCATTCGCCAAGTTGTCCATGAAGCCGTCACTGGCGAACCTTCAGGTATTGAAGCCTATAAAGTCTTAGCCGTCCTCATGGGGGCAAATCTCCCTGGCCATTCCACTGCACAAGCTGAACCGGTGGAGGAGGAACCCCCAGAGGTCGATCGAGCCGCACCGGAACCCCAGCCAGAGGAGTCAGAAGAGCCGGCAGAGACCCTATCGGCAGCAGAGGAGTCTCTTCCCGAACCGGAGCCAGTACCCCAACCAGAGGAGCCAGAAGAGCCAGCAGAGACCCCATCGGTAGCAGAGGAGTCCCTTCCCGAACCGGAGCCAGCACCCCAGCCAGAGGAGCCACCAGCCCCAGCAAAACCGGTTTCTGAAACGCCCTCTCCTGCCCCTGTACCAGAAAAGCCTCCTTCTCCCCCCCCTGTACCAGAAAAGACTAACTCGAAGACCGCAGCACCGGTCATGGGATCGAATTATCGGATTGAGAGTGTGCGGGTTGCCACTCAAAATCTAGATGATTTGATGACGCAAACCGGAGAGTTAACCGTCAGTAAAATCCGCATGGCTCACCATATTAGTACGATGAACGATATGGTCTCGTTGTGGGAAGAGTGGAACCGGCAAACCTATGGCAATCTTAGTTTTGAGCAGAGTGTTGATAAGTTGCAAGCGCTCAAACAACGCCATGAAGAGTATTTACAAGAGATGGGGAAACTGTTAAATCAGTTGCGATCGCGAGCTTCCGAAGATGTCGCTCGTTTAGAGGCGATCGCCAATCAACTCGATTCTGGCATTCGCACCCTACGCCTATTACCCTTATCCACCATTTTTAACCTCTTTGGGCGCTTAGTGCGAGATTTAGCGAAACAACAAGGAAAACAAGTCAACTTAATCCTAGAAGGAGCAGAAACCAAAGCCGATAAACGCATCTTAGAAGAAATGAAAGACCCCTTAATGCACATGATCCGCAATAGCATCGATCATGGCATTGAAACCCCAGCCGAACGCATCGCCCAAGGCAAACCCCCTCAAGCAACCATTCATCTGAAAGGGTCTCAAATTGGCAATAGTATCATTATTGAACTTGAGGATAACGGTCAAGGCTTAAACATAGACAACATTAAACGTACAGCCAAAAACAAGGGGCTGCGACGACCCGAAGAACTCGAAGCCATGACCGAATCACAAATTCAATCCCTCATTTTTGCCCCTGGATTTTCCACTCGTAAGTTAGTTACTGAAGTTTCTGGGCGCGGTGTTGGGTTAGATGTGGTACGCACCAATGTAGAGCATTTGAAGGGAAGTATCCATGTTGAATCCACTCCCGGTAAAGGCTGTAAATTTACCATTCAACTGAGTACCAGTTTAGCCACCGCTTCCGTCTTGTTGGTGTCCGTCCAGGGTGCGACCTATGCCATTCCAGTAGAATTTGTGAAGACCACTTTACTCATTCCAGAACATCAAATTTTTGCGATCGAGGGTCGAGATACTTATGCCATGGATCAGGAACCCATTTCCATTGCCCGGCTGGAAGACATTTTAGAATTATCCTCTCCTTTTCAATCTGAAGATGAATCTGCAAAAACTAAAACCCTAGAACTTTTGCCCTGTATTATCCTGCAAGTAGGGCCAGAATTGTTAGGGGTAATTGTAGATGAATTGCTCGATCAACAGGATATTATCCTTAAACCCCAAAGTCGCCTGTTGCAACGGGTGCGAAATGTATCCGGGGCAACCATTTTAGGAACAGGCGAAGTCTGTATGGTCTTAAATCCTCAAGATTTAGTCAAGTCAGTCCAAAAGAAAAATATCCAACGAAAAATCGAGTCATCTGAGACGATCAAAACGCCAGAGGAAAATGTAAAACAAGCCGTTTTGTTATTAGCAGAAGATTCGATCGCCACCCGGACTCAAGAAAAACGAATTTTGGAAAGTGCAGGTTATGAGGTGGTGACGGCTGTAGATGGCTTGGATGCCTATAATAAGTTGAAAACTCGTCATTTTGATGGTGTGATTTCTGATGTGCAAATGCCCAACTTAGATGGGTTATCCTTAACCGCAAAAATTCGGGAGCATAAGGAATATGAAGATCTGCCAATTATTTTAGTCACCTCTTTGGCTTCTGATGAAGATAAACATCGAGGTGCAGAAGCCGGAGCAAGTGCCTATTTAACGAAGGGAGGATTTAGTCAAGAGTTATTATTAGAAACAGTACGGCGTTTAGTGTAG
- a CDS encoding AAA family ATPase: MKIQQISITGLFGVFDHVIPLNQDDRITIIHGPNGFGKTSILRLIDGLFNAKYSVLNSIPFSTFKLAFDDGNTLEVSKKDIDHHPDSTLCIFSSLSEEQFYPKSIKSNLEMPGDILEDFLPEIKRISRNEWLYTPTNDILSLEEIIYRFAKYRIPEGFLKDIKNPEWLEKIQENIPVKLVKSQRLSSFYSYNNSKKMNQEFGMEATIVQYSENLASSIQHARSEYGRVSQSLDRTFPARLVKKESEPKFTKEELQDQLDRLEKYRSHLIGLGLLDRGENIEIQIAFKEIDESTQSVLSVYIEDVKRKLGVFQEIANKIELLRKVINHKFQYSYKKIEFNQKNGFVVSVSDHPLSDEYNGQHLELAELSSGEQHELVLLYELLFKVKPNSLVLIDEPELSLHVGWQSEFLQDLQDIIKLADIDILMATHSPDIIQDHWDWTVELKRPKS; encoded by the coding sequence ATGAAAATCCAACAAATTTCTATTACTGGCTTATTTGGTGTCTTCGATCATGTCATCCCTCTCAATCAGGACGATCGCATCACCATCATTCACGGCCCCAATGGCTTTGGTAAAACTTCAATTCTCCGCTTAATAGATGGATTATTTAATGCCAAATATTCTGTTTTGAACAGTATCCCTTTTAGCACTTTTAAGCTCGCTTTCGATGATGGAAATACCCTCGAAGTCTCAAAAAAAGATATCGATCATCACCCTGACTCTACACTTTGCATTTTTTCTTCTTTAAGTGAAGAGCAATTTTATCCAAAATCCATAAAATCTAACCTTGAAATGCCTGGTGATATCTTAGAAGATTTTCTGCCAGAAATTAAGAGAATCAGTAGAAACGAATGGCTATATACCCCAACTAATGATATTCTGTCGCTTGAAGAAATTATTTATCGGTTTGCAAAATATAGAATACCTGAAGGTTTTTTGAAGGATATCAAAAATCCAGAGTGGTTAGAAAAAATCCAAGAAAATATTCCTGTAAAATTAGTCAAATCTCAGCGATTATCATCATTTTATTCTTATAATAATTCTAAAAAAATGAATCAAGAATTTGGGATGGAAGCGACCATTGTACAATATTCTGAAAATTTAGCAAGTTCAATTCAACATGCGCGGAGTGAATATGGTAGAGTATCACAATCTTTAGACAGAACATTTCCAGCCAGATTAGTTAAAAAGGAAAGTGAACCTAAATTTACTAAAGAGGAGCTACAAGATCAATTGGATAGACTAGAAAAATATCGCTCGCATTTAATAGGTTTGGGATTACTCGATAGGGGTGAAAATATTGAAATTCAGATCGCTTTCAAAGAGATAGATGAAAGCACTCAAAGTGTTTTATCAGTTTATATTGAAGATGTGAAGAGAAAGCTAGGCGTTTTTCAAGAAATTGCCAATAAGATAGAACTGCTCAGGAAAGTCATTAATCATAAATTTCAATATTCTTATAAAAAAATAGAGTTTAATCAAAAGAATGGATTTGTGGTTAGCGTATCCGATCATCCCTTATCTGATGAGTACAATGGACAACATTTAGAACTCGCGGAATTGTCCTCTGGTGAACAACATGAATTGGTTTTACTGTATGAGCTATTATTCAAAGTTAAACCTAATTCTTTGGTGTTAATTGATGAACCAGAACTTTCTCTGCATGTGGGATGGCAATCCGAGTTTTTACAGGACTTGCAAGACATTATTAAGCTGGCAGATATAGATATTCTTATGGCAACTCACTCACCCGATATTATCCAAGATCATTGGGATTGGACGGTAGAACTGAAAAGACCAAAATCATGA
- a CDS encoding DUF4435 domain-containing protein, whose amino-acid sequence MRDQLTPDRDANAIRLKRQTFTGAFLLVEGGSDKKFYQRFTDDNCKIEILSGKPSSKQRVIKVLEFLENDNFAGVLAIVDADFDCLENIETSSPNLLRTDTHDLETMLLESPALDKVIAELGSEQKVEQFQKLGKSVRMALREAGMVLGYLLWISQIDGLNLKFEGIQYSKFINDKTLDINPQTFIQEVINKSKLYSLKVSELQERLNQQKSDDHDPWQVCCGHHLVDILSLALCKAIGNQKPTEVKADRLEICLRLAYEEAYFQETQLYLKICAWERDNKNFTIARRFC is encoded by the coding sequence ATGAGAGATCAACTAACTCCCGATCGTGATGCTAATGCGATTCGGCTTAAACGACAAACGTTTACGGGTGCTTTTTTATTGGTTGAAGGAGGATCGGATAAAAAATTTTATCAACGCTTTACTGATGACAACTGTAAAATCGAAATTCTTTCAGGTAAGCCTTCTAGTAAACAACGAGTGATAAAAGTTTTAGAATTTTTAGAAAATGACAATTTTGCAGGTGTTTTAGCGATTGTGGATGCCGATTTTGATTGCCTAGAAAATATTGAAACCTCTAGTCCGAATCTGTTGCGTACTGATACCCATGATTTAGAGACGATGCTGCTTGAATCTCCGGCTCTAGATAAAGTGATTGCTGAATTAGGTTCAGAACAGAAAGTGGAACAGTTTCAAAAATTGGGTAAATCTGTGAGGATGGCTTTACGAGAGGCTGGTATGGTTCTGGGATATCTCCTATGGATTTCTCAAATAGATGGATTAAATCTTAAATTTGAAGGAATTCAGTATAGTAAATTTATTAACGATAAAACCTTGGATATTAATCCACAAACATTCATTCAAGAAGTGATTAATAAGTCGAAATTGTATTCACTAAAAGTTTCAGAGTTACAGGAGCGTCTGAATCAACAGAAAAGTGACGATCATGATCCTTGGCAAGTCTGCTGTGGACATCACTTAGTGGACATTCTTTCCTTAGCCTTATGCAAAGCGATTGGTAATCAAAAGCCGACGGAGGTAAAAGCCGATCGCTTGGAGATTTGCTTACGGTTGGCTTATGAAGAGGCTTATTTTCAAGAGACTCAACTTTACCTCAAGATTTGTGCTTGGGAAAGGGATAATAAAAATTTTACGATCGCACGAAGATTTTGTTAA
- a CDS encoding rhomboid family intramembrane serine protease gives MLIIFLAEIHLDFAGELSDWVGYWGMIPREITGLGQEVIVSDNPAVWVVFLWRCFSILPAIFIHGSYAQILGNLIFLFVFGRRLENEMGRWRFLGFYLLSGFLMGLIRVFLDPDVGLPIIGANGAIAALLGAYVIRFPKAKIETLLPLIIVFIPIQLPAAFYLFWWFLQQFSYGIGSLNLQVNPLTPGYVLQQLLAVGWGMAIAFTRRLT, from the coding sequence ATGTTAATAATTTTTCTAGCAGAAATTCACTTAGATTTCGCTGGAGAATTGTCCGATTGGGTGGGATATTGGGGGATGATTCCCAGAGAGATTACTGGATTGGGGCAAGAAGTGATTGTTAGCGATAATCCGGCGGTATGGGTAGTGTTTCTCTGGCGATGTTTTTCAATTTTACCAGCGATATTTATCCATGGTAGCTATGCCCAAATTTTGGGTAATTTAATCTTCTTATTCGTGTTTGGAAGACGGCTCGAAAATGAAATGGGGCGATGGAGATTTCTGGGGTTTTATTTGCTCAGTGGCTTCCTCATGGGTTTAATCCGAGTTTTCCTCGATCCGGATGTTGGGTTACCGATCATTGGTGCAAATGGGGCGATCGCCGCTCTCCTCGGCGCGTATGTAATCCGGTTTCCTAAAGCTAAAATTGAAACCCTGCTTCCCCTGATCATTGTGTTTATCCCCATTCAACTCCCAGCCGCTTTTTATCTGTTTTGGTGGTTCTTGCAGCAGTTTTCCTACGGTATTGGCTCGTTAAATCTCCAGGTTAACCCGCTCACCCCTGGCTATGTGCTGCAACAACTGCTGGCTGTAGGCTGGGGAATGGCGATCGCCTTCACTCGGCGTTTAACGTAA
- a CDS encoding Rho termination factor N-terminal domain-containing protein: protein MKQEIGALIYLYLEEIEPGEPVKIHEFLIKETAKAVSRAGDRNWLPIIVKQMGQDRYQVIGNMFAYAVAEEAGLEKVWCIIADDSEATQTACELLSQERLPKIDLATATVDDIHRGLDYLIHRAVNPLKGVKLPVATSRIFEAPRPTWKPSLMDVTQLKCGITKGAKLNAFKEVFYLSAQASSTMQEPQEEIQPTDLNSLTVSQLKKIAKERGLSGYSKLKKGELIDWLR from the coding sequence ATGAAACAGGAAATTGGCGCTCTCATCTATCTCTATTTAGAGGAAATTGAGCCGGGAGAACCGGTAAAGATCCATGAGTTTTTGATTAAGGAAACGGCTAAGGCAGTCAGTCGAGCAGGCGATCGCAACTGGCTCCCCATCATCGTCAAACAAATGGGTCAAGATCGCTACCAAGTGATCGGTAATATGTTCGCCTATGCCGTGGCTGAAGAAGCGGGCTTAGAAAAAGTCTGGTGTATCATTGCTGACGATTCAGAAGCGACTCAAACCGCCTGCGAGTTACTTTCGCAAGAGCGCTTACCGAAAATTGACTTAGCCACGGCAACGGTTGACGACATTCACCGGGGGTTAGATTACTTAATCCATCGTGCCGTTAATCCCTTAAAGGGGGTAAAATTGCCAGTTGCTACCAGTCGCATTTTTGAAGCGCCGCGCCCAACCTGGAAACCGAGTTTAATGGACGTAACTCAACTCAAGTGTGGCATCACCAAAGGGGCAAAGCTGAATGCGTTTAAGGAGGTTTTTTATTTGTCTGCTCAAGCCAGTAGCACCATGCAGGAACCGCAGGAGGAGATACAGCCGACGGATCTCAACAGTTTAACCGTTTCCCAGTTGAAGAAAATTGCTAAAGAACGGGGATTATCGGGCTATTCTAAGCTGAAGAAAGGAGAGTTAATTGATTGGTTACGTTAA